From Kaistella polysaccharea:
ACGGTGCCGATCGGCTTCATGGGACCAGAACAGGCTCCATTGCAGATGACCGTTATTGGACCAAATTTGCCAGAAGTAATGGCATATGCGAAACAGGTAGAAGCACAATTGAAATCTATCGATGGTTCTTCCGAAGTTGATCTTTCTGTAACAGATGGAAATCCGGAAATTATGGTGAGCGTAGACCGCGATAAAATGGCGCTATTAGGATTAAACGTGGCTACAGTTGGACAAACTTTAAGAACTGCATTTAGTGGTAACGATTCTAATAAATTTAGAACCGGTAATAATGAATACGATATCAACATTATTTTGGATGAAGCTTATCGAAAAAATATCGATGATGTGAAGAACATCAACTTCATTAATAGTGCTGGAATGAAAGTTCAACTTTCTCAGTTTGCATCGATTACCAATTCGTCTGGTCCTGCATTATTAGAGCGTTATGACAGAGCACCTTCTGTAACAATTAACTCGCAGGTTGTGGGGAAAACGACAGGAACAGTTGCCGCAGAATGGGAAGAAAAAATTGCTAATATTAAAAAACCTGCTGGTGTCAGTTGGATTTGGGGCGGAAACATGGAAAACCAAAGTGAAGGTTTTGGAACCCTTGGAGTAGGTCTATTGGCTGCGATCTTGTTGGTTTATATGATTATGGTCGTTCTTTACAATGACTTTGTAAAACCATTTATCGTTCTATTTTCCATTCCGTTATCGTTTATTGGGGCACTTTGGGCGTTGGCTTTAACCAACCAAAGTTTAAATATCTTTACGATTCTTGGAGTAATTATGTTGATCGGTCTGGTAGCGAAAAATGCGATTTTACTGGTAGATTTCACGAACCACAGAATGGAAAAAGGGGAGACCATTAATAATGCTTTAATTCAGGCCAATCATGCGAGACTTCGTCCGATTTTGATGACGACAATTGCGATGGTCTTTGGAATGCTGCCTATTGCATTAGCTTCTGGCGCGGCTGCCGGTATGAACAACGGTTTAGCCATCGTAATTATCGGTGGTTTATTATCATCCTTATTCCTAACATTAATTATCGTTCCTGTAGTGTACTATATCGTAGTAAAATTAGAAGATCGATTTGCCAACAAGGAAAAAGAAAATTATCAAAATTTGATGGTTGAGGATTATGAACATCTTCATCCAGAAAATGAAGTTGAATTCTAAATTTCACCAATTCATTGACTATTTAAAAACCGCTTCAGATTATTTCTGAAGCGGTTTTTTTATGGTATTTTAAATACTAATTTTCGATAAAAGATTGTTTAATCAAATCATTAACTAACCTTTAAATTAGCATCTATTTTTCTTTGTGAAAGTTTAAAGAACCTGATAACTAGGAAAACGGCGGAAATAGTTAGTCCTAATCCAAGTGCGATCCACATTCCCCAGGCGCCCATTTCTAAGGTAACACAAAGAAAATATCCTAAAGGAATTGTAATAATCCAATATGCTACAAAAGTAATCAGGGACGGGATTTTAACATCCTGAATCCCTCTTAAAATTCCCAAAGCAACAACTTGAACACCATCTGATAACTGGAATAAAGCTGCTATAATTAATAGTTTGGACGCCAATAAAATAACTTCCACATCTTCTGCTTTTGTAAAGAAAGTGGGTAAAACATTACGTCCGAAAATAAAGAACAATCCACAAAAAACCATAAATATAAAGACGATTTTCAGATTGTTAATTCCTACTTGCTGCAAACCTACGAAATCACGTTCGCCGGCTTTACGCCCAATCATCACGGTTGATGCAACACTGAAACCGATACTGAGATTAAACGTAAACGACGCCATCGACAATGCAATTTGATGCGAAGCAATATCATTGGCAGAAATCAATCCGCAAATAAATGCTGCTCCCGCAAAGGCAGTTACTTCAAAAAACATTTGTAAAGCGGTCGGCAATCCTAAAGTAATTAATTTTCGGAACATTTTCTTTTGAAATAATTTAGCTTTCAAACTGAAATTATCCATATACCTTTTCGTCGTAGGATGCTTTTTCATCACGACAAACAGAAAAACAACCATAAAAATTCTGGCAATAAAAGAGGCGTAGGCCGAACCATCAACTCCCAGCGAATCCATACCAACTCCTTTAATAAAAATGTAATTCAGCACAATATTGATCACATTCGCAATAATAGTCGCTTTCGTAACTCCTATGGTAAAACTTAAACCTTCCGAAACTTCGCGCATGGTTTGAAACGCCATGAAGGGAATAATACTGATAATGGTAATTCTAAGATAGCTTTCTGTATCCGGAAGAATTTTTTCAGGCTGGTTGAGATGATACAATAAAGGCATTGCTAAAAGCATCAAAATAACTAACGCAACACCAATAAGCATATTGACCACAAAGCCGTGGCGAAAAACCCGATTAATGGTGGTGTGATCATTTTGAGAATGTGCTTCTGAAACTAAGGGAGGTATGGCGAGAGAAAAACCTAAGGCCAAAACGAAAATAGAAAAAAAAACCCCATTTGCAAGTGACACCGAGGCCAAAGCATCTGCACCCAAAAGTTTTCCAACCATAATATTGTCAAAAAGCTGAACAGAAACTTGACCAACCTGAGTGATCATTACGGGAAGGGCAAGCGTAAATAATCTTTTGGAAAGTACGGGATTTAGAATTTGCATAATTATAAAAAAATCTGCGGCAAATTTACAGCAAACTTTCTACATTAATTCCAATCGCATTTTTAAGTTTTAATACCTTTTAATGAGAACAGCTATCTTGCTACCCATCACTTGAAATGTGTTGCAAATGAAGTGCATTTTTAATTCCCGCAGTTCCGTAGGTATTATTAAAAAAGATAAATAAAGTGCCTTTAAAATTTTCAAGATCGTTTGCTAATTTTTGCAGTTGCTCCTCAGAGTAAGACGATTTAAACATTTCAGGCACACCATGAAGTCGGTAATAAGCGAAACATTCATTATTACTTATAAAGTCATCGGGAATATTTTTCGGGATAGAAACTCCACAAAATATGATATTATTTTCCTTTAAAGTATTTTGAATTTCGGAATTCCACCAAGATTCATGTCGGAATTCTACCACATTTAAAAACCGGTGATCGACAGTCTTTACAACTTTTTCTAAATTTTCAGGTGTATTTTTAAAAGACGGCGACAATTGAAAGAGAAAACCAGCCAGTTTATCCTGAAGTCCATCTGCAATATGTTTGCAAAAATTTGCAGTCATTTCAAAAGTATCTTCCAAGCGACTAATATGAGTTATGGTTTTTGGAATTTTGATAAAAAACTTAAAATCGTCTGGCGTACTTTCTTTCCACTTTTCCAAAGTTTTTGCCGTCGGTTTTCTATAAAATGTCGAATTAATTTCTATTGCTTTTAAATGAGCAGCGTAGTAACTTAAATAGTCTTTGGAAGGCAAATTTTCCGGATAAAATATTCCTTTCCAATATCCGACAGAGAAAGAAGAACAACCGATATATAATTTATTTGTCTTCATTTTTTAGTAAACCATTGGTAAGGCCGTCCCATTGCATTTTACTTCCAAATAACATTCCTCCTAAAGCCACAATTTTATTACGCACTTTCTCCATTAATTTTTCGTCATCCGTATTTGGAATTTCATTTCTGGCATGAACTTCCGCTGAAATTTTAGATCCTTCTCTTTTAATTAAAAAATTGGATGTGGCCTGAGAATCTAAAAAGTGCGTCGTCGTTTTACCTCCTAAAAGAGGGTTGTACGTTGGACGAACTTGGATAAAAACAGACTCAAATCCCGGTTGATATTCTTCTTCAAACTTCTCAATTCTCACCCAATCGTATCCACCTTCGGAATTGTGTAGAAGCGGAACTTTTACGGTAATCAGATCATTTACTTTTGGCTGCAATAAACTCAACTTTCCATTTTCATCTCGGAGGGAGAATTCAGCTTTTTCTATGCCCGCAAAAAGTTCCCACGAATTAATATCGAGGAAACGTTTGCGTACCAATTTAAAATGTTCAATCGCTGCTGCTTCATTAGCAAATACCATTTCAGAAGAAGCATCACTTTGCGCACCGTCGAACTGGGGTGGAATTTTTGGGTCCATGAGGTTAAAATTTATACAATTTACTTTCCGAATTCTTCAATAATTCTAGCATTAAAAGCTGGCAAATCTTCAGGTGAACGGCTCGTCGTTAAATTTCCATCGGTAACAACTTCTTCGTCTACCCAGTTTGCACCTGCATTTTTTAAATCTTCAGAAATTGATTCATAAGAAGTCATTTTTTTGCCTTTTAGAACTTCAGCATTGATCAATGTCTGCGGTCCATGACAAATTGCAGCTACAGGTTTTTCAGCATTGAAGAAATCCTTTACAAATTGTACCGCGTCTTTGTTTGCACGAACAGCATCAGGATTAATAACGCCTCCTGGTAAAAGCAAAGCATCGTAAGAATCCGCTTTTGCTTCTTTTACGGTTTTATCGACAGAAACTGAATCACTCCATTGGTGATCTTTCATTGATTTAATCTCCCCAGACTTTAAGGAAATAATTTCAATGGTTGCTCCCGCATCTTTCAAAGCTTTAACGGGGCTGTCGAGTTCAGATTGTTCGTAACCATCTGCGGCTAGAACTGCTATTTTTATATTGGATAAATTTGACATAATAATGATTTTAATTAAACGGTTAATTAGTGAAGAAATCTTTAGTAAAATTTCAATATAAATTAACCTTATTTTAGAAAATAAAAGCGGCACATGGCCGCTTACAAATTATTTTGCTTTGATGTTGATTTCAGTTTTTGCCAACTTCGTCAAATCTTTGTCGCATGTTTTTTCTTCTTTCAATGTCTCTAATAAAAGTTTCAAAACATCTTTCTCCCCAAGAAGTTTCGCGTAAGTTGCTAGTGTACCGTAAGATGCAATTTCATAATGTTCAACTTTCTGTGCTGCTGCAATAATTGCCGCATCACGTACTGCACCTGGCTCAGTTTCTTCCATTATGCCTTTTGCTTCTTTAACTAAACCATCCATTGCATCGCATTTTACAGCTTGTGGTTTTAATTTTAAAGCTTTAAATGCACTCTCCAAACGTTTTACCTGACCTTCAGTTTCTTTTAAATGTCCTTGAATTGCTGTTTTCAGATGTTGAGAAGTAGCATTCTTGGCCATTTTTGGTAAATTTTTCACAAGAGCTTTTTCTGCCCAGTATAAATCTTTTAAACCGTCAACCATAAAATCTCTAAGCTTGTCGGCTGCGTCAGCTTTGGGAGCAATTTTTCCTTTTGGTGTTGTTGTTTTCTTTGCCATAATAATATATTTAATTTAGTGTTTTAATGAAAATTTTGGAGAAATATTGAATTGAGAATTCAATTTCAACACGTTTTCAAATGCATATTAGATGCCAAAACTTTTTTTGAACTTATCAATTTCTCAAAAATAATTCTAAAAAAACACTTGTAAACATAAAAAAAAGACCAGCGTAAAAATACGCTGGTCTTAATTTATAATGATAAGTTTAACTTTATTCTATCTTATTTACGAACAAAACTTTCTACATCCTCAGCGCTTACAGGATTAGACCCTAAAATAATTAAACGTTCAACAACATTTCGCAACTCGCGAATGTTTCCAGTCCAAGTGAAATTTTTCAAAGCGGTGATCGCTTTATCATCAAATGTTTTGAGCGCTGTACCATGTTCATCTGAAATAACCTTTGCGAAATGCTTAACCAATAACTGAATATCATCTTTTCTTTCATCCAGAGAGGGTACATAAATTTCGATTACCGATAGACGGTGGTAGAGATCTTCCCGAAATTTACCTTCAGCAATCTCTTTCTGCATATTTTTATTGGTAGCCGCTAAAACACGTACATCTACTTTTATTTCCTTGTCACTTCCGACAGGTGAAACTTTACTTTCTTGTAGCGCTCGCAAAACTTTCGCCTGCGCAATCAAGGACATATCGCCAATTTCATCCAGGAAAATTGTTCCATTATTAGCAAGCTCAAATTTCCCCTGTTTATCTTTTATAGCTCCAGTAAAGCTTCCTTTAACATGGCCAAATAATTCTGATTCAATAAGTTCCGACGGAATTGCCGCACAATTTACTTCAATCATGGGTCCTTTGCTTCGGTCACTCTGAGCATGAATCGCGTGAGCCACGAGTTCTTTTCCTGCGCCATTTGGACCGGTAATTAAAACGCGGGCGTCTGAAGCTGCTACTTTTTCAATCATGTCCTGAATCTTCTTTAAAGCTGGAGATTCACCGATCATCTGATATTTTTTGTTAACCTTTTTTTTCAGCGTCGAATTTTCGGTTTTTAGGTGCTGATTGGTTTTCTGCAAATTTCTTTTATCTAACGCATTTCGCACACTTGTGATCAAACGGTTAATGTCAATTGGTTTGGAAATAAAGTCGTAGGCTCCGTCCTTCAGACAATCTACAGCAGTATCAATATCAGCGTGGCCAGAAATCATTACAAAAGTGGTGTCTGGTTTCACCTGTAAAGATTGTTTCAACAATTCCGTACCTGAAATCTTTGGCATTTTAATATCGGAAACCACCAGGGCGAAATCCTCTTTTTCAATTTGTTTGAAGCCTTCTAAACCGTCGTCTGCAATCACGAATTCATATTCAGGGAGTTCCTCCGAAAGAATGCTTTGCAACACTCCTGAAATAGCCTTTTCATCTTCAACAATTAAGATTTTCTGCATTAGTAAAATTTTATGGATTTTTTATTTAAAGTAATTATAATGAGCAACGTAGTAAGCAAAAATCGTACCCAACAAGCCTGCTTTTCTGTCTACCGTTGCCCGAAAATTGCCGAACCAATACGAACTGAATTTGCGCCACACCCAATTGCAACCTCATAGTCATTGCTCATGCCCATAGAAAGTATTGATAATGGTTGCTGTCGAGATAGTTGTTCGAATAAATTATTCAACATGGTAAATTCCTTTTCAACTTGCCGATGATCATCTGTGAAAGTTGCCATTCCCATCAAACCAAGAACTTTGACATTTTTAAAATTTCCAGCTACATATTCCTGGAAAAGTTCTTTAACCTCATGAATTTCAAGGCCATATTTAGTTTCTTCTTCCGCAATTTTCACCTGAAGTAAAATGTTAATTGTACGGTTATATTTTTCGGCCTGTTTGTTAATTTCTTGTAAAATCTTTCTAGAATCTACACTTTGAATAGTGTTTATAAATTCAGCGATATATTTCACTTTATTGGTTTGAAGGTGACCGATCAAATGCCACTGAATATCTTTTGGCAAAACGTCGTATTTTTCAACCAATTCTTGAACCTTATTTTCGCCGAACACACGCTGACCTAAATCGTAAACTTGTTTTATAGTATTTGATTCGTGTGTTTTCGAAACTGCAACTAACTGGACATTTTCTGGTAAAGTTTTAATAACATCATTATATCTCCCTTGAAGACCTGTAATTTCCTGCATAATAGTGTTTAAAAATTCTTTGTTGAAAGAGTAAAAGTTTCCGAGCACAAAATTACTGCTTTTAAAACTGACCTCCAAAGTGACAAATGACACATTTCTTAAAACTTTTTTATTCTAAATTAGGGTGATTTCACCTATTTAGTAAGATGTTTTAATTTTAAATTTGCGAGATGAGTGATTTAGAAAAACATTTAATAACTGGCGAGGATTGCCAGATTCTTGCGAAAGAATACGAACGCACAAATTACGCGGTCATTAACAATAGCAGAAAACACGATAAACCTGATTCAAAATACTATACCTTTGACTTAGAAGTTCTACAGGATTATATTAATGTGATCCGAGAAGGATTGGAAAAAAAGGGAATTAAAAATAAAGGAATACGTGTAAATCTGGGAAAATATCCGGAAGAAAGATTTAATGAAAAATTAGATCCGGCATACCTGGGATATCAAACAGTATTCTTTTCTGCAACATCTATCGAACCTGATTCAATGATATCTCCACAGAGAACCGAGGACGAAAAAGATTTACCAGGTTTGAATTTTGGGCAACTTTGTCCACCATAAACTTTAATTATGATTGAATGGAATAGGGATGCCGCGGGTTATGTACAACTCGTTTTTATTCTCATGTATTTTGTCCTGCTCATTGTAAAGAGAAAGAAATTAGGAAATGGAATTTTCTACCTGATCATTGCAGCGGGTATTGTGTTTTTTACTGACACTTATATTTTAACAATGCGCCTCGATAATCCGAAATTTAATAGCGCTCCCATTTATTCGGTGGCGGTAAATTTTTTCGTATTTCTGCTCTATTTTTTATATTTCAGAATTATTTTACACAATGAAAAATCCAGGCAGACCAATCTCGTAACGCTTATCATATTTGTAAGCAGCTACCTTATTTTCGCAGTAACTACAAAAAACTTTTTTAAGGTTTTTCCTTTTAATTTTTATTTTACGGAGTTAATTTTACTCGTCGTAAATATTTTCCTGGTTTTACGGGAAACCTTTAATTCCGATAAAATTCTCAATATCAAGTCGTACTATCCTTTTTGGGTCTGTATTGGTATGATGGCTTTATATTTGGGAATTACCCCACTACTAATAATCAGCCATTCCCTTGTTAATGTGATGAATGTCAATATATTTTTCATAATTTTATTTCTTATAAATATTCTTGGTTATTCAATCTTAATTACGGGCATATTTTATGGAAATAAATTAAAGAAGAAACGTGAACCTTTCCGAAATTGATTTTTTATTGGTAATCACCACATTCATTGTACTACTCGTTATCGTAATGATGATAATGGTGTATGGTATTTTTATTAAAAAAAAGTCACAGCTTATATTATCACAGCAACGAAAAGACGCACATTTCGAACAGGAACTGGCCATATCGCAGGTAGAAATTAAAGAACAAACGCTCAATTATATCGGTCAGGAACTTCATGATGATTTGGGTCAGAAATTATCGGTAGCAAGATTAATGACTAATAAAATAATTTTGGCAGGCGACCGCGAAAAAGATCAAATTGCGAAAGAAGTAAATCTTCTAATTGGCGAGTGCATACAGGACATTAGAAATTTATCGAAAGTTTTTATCAGTACGCAGGTTAAACATTTTGGATTTGTTGAATCTCTGGAAAGGGAAATTTTTCGAATTGAACGTCTGGAATTGTTAAAGGTAAAATACGATATCAATAATCATGGATTGGAAATTAGTCCTGATCATGCTTTAATATTATTCAGAATTATACAAGAATGCATCAATAATGTCATAAAACATGCAAAATCCAATAATTTGGTCATCAAGGTTAAAGATGAATTAAATTTCATAGAAATTTTTATTAATGATTATGGAATAGGCTTTAATCCAGAAAACAAAGCGGACGGCAGCGGACTGAAAAACATTAAAAACAGAGCAAAAATTATCAATGCTAATTTCAGAATTAGATCTACTGCCGCACGCGGAACTGAAATTACAATCACCTATCAAAAACCCTCACCATGGAAAGGATAAAAGTAGCAATAGTCGACGATCACAAGTTAGTCTCAAAGGCATTGGAAAACATGATCTCTTTCAATCCGAGTTTTAAAGTGGTGATGAATTGTTTTAATGGCGAGGATTTTTTGGAGAAACTGGCGGTACAAACGATAATGCCCGAGGTTGTGCTGATGGACATTAATATGCCCAAAAAAAACGGTATTGAAACCACCGCAGAAATTACCGCGAATTATCCTGAAATTAAGGTTATTGCTTTGACGATGGAAGATAATGAGACCACTATTATTAATATGTTGAAAGCTGGTGCAAAAGGGTATTTATTAAAAGATATGTCACCCGATATTCTTTTTAGTGCCATTAATATTGTTCATGAAAAAGGGATTTTTTACACGGACATTGTTACCCAAAGTCTTCTTAAAATAAAAACAGAAGAAAAAGCAACGCAAGAAATCACTAATACACTGAAAGATAGAGAATTGGAATTTATTCGGCACTCATGCTCAGAACTTACTTATAAAGAAATTGCGGAGCAAATGTTTGTGAGCCCCAGAACTGTAGATGGATACAGAGATTCTGTATTTGCAAAACTCAATGTAAAAACGCGTGTCGGTATTGTTTTGTTTGCTATAAAACACGAATTAGACTGAAAAAAGGGTGATTTAACTCTTTTTATGTGTTGCTTTAAAGTCTATTTTTGTCCTATCATTAACGCACAAATAATGGAAAAAAATAAGAAGCCGGTTTTTAAATCGGCTTTTTATATGGAATGAAGTGAAGAATATGATTAAAGACAAAATATTTTAAATACGTCGCGCTAGTAATTGCTTTTTAAGAAGTTCCATTCCTTCTGTGGCCGTAGTCTGAAAGCAATTGGAATTGGCCTTAAATTGTGCGGGAAGCTTCGGATCGATTACAAAAATTTCACAATTCGATGATACGTTATGAATGAGGCCAGCGGCGGGATAAACATTCATAGATGTTCCGATAATTAATAATAGATCTGCTTCTTCTACAATCTTAACTGCGTTTTCCATTTCGGTCACCATTTCCCCAAACCAAACAATATGTGGTCGCAATTGGATACCATTATCAGTACAATCTCCCAAATTCAAATCAATCTCCCACGAGATAATTTCCGAGTCGTCATCAACCGGGCGTGCTTTTTTAAGCTCTCCGTGAAGATGCAATACTTTAGTTGAGCCGGCGCGTTCGTGTAGATCATCTACATTTTGTGTTATAATCGTAACATCAAAATCATTTTCCAGCTCGGCTAATATTTCGTGTGCTCTGTTGGGTTTTACTTCTAACAATTGTTTTCTCCGCTGATTGTAAAAGTTTAAAACAAGTTGGGGATTTCTCTCAAAACCTTCCGGACTTGCAACATCTTCCACACGGTGATCCTCCCAAAGTCCATCTGAATCCCGAAAAGTCTTCACGCCACTTTCGGCAGATATTCCCGCACCTGATAGAACAACTAATTTTTCTTTCATCTATTTTTTTTAAAAATAAAGAAATATCCACAAAAAGCCAAATGACCGTCAGGAAACTTTTTTTAACTTTGTGAAACATCATATATTAATGGTACCAGAAAATACTAAAATTCAAATACACAAAGCTGAAACTGCTGATGCACCGGAGATCTGGAAGATACTGCAGCATGCAATCACACGGAGAAAAATTGATGGAAGCACGCAGTGGCAAGATGGTTATCCCAATCCAGACACTATTCATAATGACATCGCAAAAGGATATGGATTCACTTTTTCAGCGCAAGGAAAAATTGCCGGATATGCCGCTGTTATTTTAGATTTAGAACCAGAATACGAGGAGCTCAACACTTGGGAATGTAAACCTCCGTATGCAGTCATTCACCGCGTTGCAGTAGGTTCTGACTTTCTAAATAAGGGAGTAGCAACCGAAATTTTTCGATCTGTAGAAAAATTAGTTCTAGACAAGAAAATCGGAAGTATAAGAGTAGATACCATTTCTGACAACGAAGGTATGTTACGAATTTTTGAAAAATTAAATTACATCTACCGTGGTGAGGTTTTTGTCCGAGGCGCTGCCAGAAGAGCTTTTGAAAAAAAACTTTCCTAACAAACATTAGCCTTTTTATGTGAAAACACTTCACGTAAAATTCGCCTAATGCCACTCAAATCATTAAATTTGTATTTCAATTAAAATTTTTAAGTCCATGTCAAAAAAAGCCATTTTAGCTATATTAGACGGATGGGGTTTAGGTACCGATCCAGAAGTTTCAGCAATTGCACAAGCCAACACGCCGTTTATAGATTCATGTTATAAGAATTTCCCTCACACCACTTTAGAAGCCAGCGGAATTGCCGTAGGATTACCATTTGGTCAAATGGGAAACTCAGAGGTAGGTCATATGAATTTAGGTGCAGGTCGCGTAGTCTACCAGAATTTGGTTAAACTAAACATGGCAGTAGAAAACGCCACATTAGGAAAAGAAAATGTTATTACCCGTGCTTTTGAATATGCTTTAGAAAATAAAAAACAAGTTCATTTTATTGGTCTTGTTTCAGATGGTGGTGTTCATTCACATATTAATCATTTGAAAGGTTTGTTGACGGCAGCCCATGAGTATGGTTTAAATGAAAAAGTATTCGTGCATGCTTTTACAGATGGTCGTGATTGTGATCCTCATTCCGGGAAAGGTTTTATCGAAGAACTTTTAAATCATATGGAAATAACAACCGGAAAACTTGCAACCGTAATCGGACGCTATTACGCGATGGATCGCGACAAACGATGGGAACGTGTGAAATTAGCCTACGATGCCATGGTTAATGGAATTGGGGAGCAAAGTCAAAATATCTTGCAGTCGATTGATAACTCATACAAAAATGGAATAACAGACGAATTTCTCAAACCCATTATTGCACTCAAAGAAAGCAGTTTGCCAACAGCTAAAATAGAAAATGATGACGTCGTATTCTGCTTCAATTTCCGTACAGATAGAGGCCGGGAAATTACACAGGCATTGTCACAGGAGAGTTTCCCCGATTTTGGAATGCATCCGCTAAATTTGTACTATGTCACCATGACGAACTACGATAAAGATTTCAATAATGTGAAGGTCGTTTTCAATGAAGATGTTCTCCACCAAACGCTGGGAGAGGTTCTGGAAAATAATGGCAAGACACAGATTCGGGTCGCTGAAACTGAAAAATACCCACACGTTACCTTTTTCTTTTCAGGCGGACGAGAAGACTTGTTTAAGGGTGAATCCCGCCTACTTTGTCCAAGCCCAAAAGAAGTTCCAACCTATGATTTTAAACCAGAAATGTCGGCATTTGATATCACTGAAAAAATACTTCCTGAAATTGAAAAAGAAAGTGCAGATTTCATCTGTTTAAATTTTGCAAATGCTGATATGGTTGGTCAT
This genomic window contains:
- the gpmI gene encoding 2,3-bisphosphoglycerate-independent phosphoglycerate mutase, which encodes MSKKAILAILDGWGLGTDPEVSAIAQANTPFIDSCYKNFPHTTLEASGIAVGLPFGQMGNSEVGHMNLGAGRVVYQNLVKLNMAVENATLGKENVITRAFEYALENKKQVHFIGLVSDGGVHSHINHLKGLLTAAHEYGLNEKVFVHAFTDGRDCDPHSGKGFIEELLNHMEITTGKLATVIGRYYAMDRDKRWERVKLAYDAMVNGIGEQSQNILQSIDNSYKNGITDEFLKPIIALKESSLPTAKIENDDVVFCFNFRTDRGREITQALSQESFPDFGMHPLNLYYVTMTNYDKDFNNVKVVFNEDVLHQTLGEVLENNGKTQIRVAETEKYPHVTFFFSGGREDLFKGESRLLCPSPKEVPTYDFKPEMSAFDITEKILPEIEKESADFICLNFANADMVGHTGVFSAAVKAAETVDQCIEKVATAAYEHRYAVFILADHGNSDVMINEDGSPNTQHSTNLVPLIVMDKDKTWNLKPGKLGDVAPSILKVMGVAIPEVMTGEILVN